From the genome of Streptomyces sp. SID8374:
AAGCCGCCGTTGGTGGTTCTGTTCAAGCGCGACTGGCGGGGGACGGAACACATTCCGGCCGACGGCGGATTCATCACCGCCGTCAATCACAACTCCTATCTGGACCCGCTCTCCTACGGCCACTTCCAGTACAACACCGGACGCGTGCCCCGGCTCCTGGCCAAGGCCGGCCTCTTCCGCACCCCCTTCGTCGGGATGATGCTGCGCGGCACCGGCCAGATCCCCGTCTACCGCGAGACGACCAACGCCCTGGACGCCTTCCGGGCCGCCGTCGACGCCATCGAGCGCGGCGAGTGCGTCGCCTTCTACCCCGAGGGCACCCTCACCCGCGACCCCGAGATGTGGCCGATGGCCGGCAAGACCGGCGCCGCCCGGGTCGCGCTGATGACGAAGGCCCCCGTCATCCCGGTCGCCCAGTGGGGCGCCAACCTCGCGATGCCGCCGTACGCCAAGGAGAACAAGCTCCGGCTGTTCCCCCGCAAGACGCTGACGGTCCAGGCCGGCCCGCCCGTCGACCTCAGCCGCTTCTACGATGTCGAGCCGACGCCCGAGGTGCTGCGCCAGGCGACCGAGGTCATCATGGCCGCGATCACCCGCCAGCTGGAGGACATCCGGGGGGAGAAGGCCCCCGCCGAGCTCTACGATCACCGCAAAGCCCGTGCTGAGCAACGGCGCAGGGCGCAGGGAAAGGGATCCACGTGACGCACCCCGTAAAAGCAGCCGTCTTCGGAACCGGCTCATGGGGTACGGCGTTCGCCGTGATCCTCGCCGACGCGGGCTGCGAGGTCACCCTCTGGGGACGCCGCGCCGAGGTCGCCGAGACCGTCAACACCACCCGCACCAACCCGGACTACCTGCCGGGGATCACGCTCCCCGAGTCGATCCGCGCCACCACCGACCCCGCCGAGGCGCTGCGCGGGGCCGAGTTCGCCTTCCTCGTCGTGCCCTCCCAGACGCTGCGCGCCAACCTCGCGGACTGGGCCCCCCACCTGGAGCAGGACACCGTCCTGGTCTCGTTGATGAAGGGTGTGGAGCTGGGCACCGCCAAGCTGATGAGCGAGGTCATCGCGGACGTCACCAAGGTCTCCGCCGACCGCATCGCCGTCGTCTCCGGACCCAACCTGGCCAAGGAGATCGCCGAGCGCCGGCCCGCAGCGGCCGTCGTCGCCTGCGCCGACGAGTCCGTCGCCCAGCGCCTCCAGGCCGCCTGCCACACCCCGTACTTCCGCCCGTACACCAACACCGACGTCGTCGGCTGCGAACTCGGCGGCGCCGTGAAGAACGTCATCGGCCTCGCCGTCGGCATCGCGGACGGCATGGGCCTCGGCGACAACACCAAGGGCTCCCTCATCACCCGCGGCCTCGCCGAGACCACCCGCCTGGGTGTGGCCATGGGCGCCGACCCGCTGACGTTCTCCGGACTCGCGGGCCTGGGCGACCTGGTGGCCACCTGCTCCTCGCCGCTCTCGCGCAACCACACCTTCGGCACCAACCTCGGGCGCGGGATGACGCTCCAGGAGACGATCGCCGTCACCAAGCAGACCGCCGAGGGCGTCAAGTCCTGCGAATCGGTCCTGGACCTGGCCCGTCGGCACGGGGTCGACATGCCCATCACGGAGACCGTCGTCTCCATCGTCCACGAGGGCAAGTCCCCGGTCGTCGCGGTCAAGGAGCTGATGTCGCGGAGCGCCAAGGCCGAGCGACGCTGACTCCTCCCTTACCAGCAGGTACGCTCATCGCGATATGAGCAGCGAGAACCTCCCCCAGAGCCCTGAGCGCGCCGAGAGCCCTGAGCAGCAGCGCCGCAAGCCGCGTGTGGCTGTCGTGTTCGGCGGCCGCAGCTCCGAACACGGCATCTCGGTCGTCACGGCCGGCGCCGTCATGAAGGCCATCGACCGGACGAAGTACGACGTCCTGCCGATCGGCATCACGACGGACGGCCGCTGGGCGCTCACCGCCGACGAGCCCGAACGCATGGCCATCACCGACCGCAAGGTCCCCGACGTGGCCCAGCTCGCCGAGTCCACCGAGGGCAGCGTCGTGCTCTCGGTCGACCCCGGCAGCCGCGAGGTCGTCTACAGCGAACCCGGCTCGGTGCCCAAGGCGCTCGGCGAGGTCGACGTCGTCTTCCCCGTGCTGCACGGCCCGTACGGGGAGGACGGCACCCTCCAGGGGCTGCTCGAACTCTCCGGTGTGCCCTACGTCGGCGCGGGCGTCCTCGCCTCGGCCGTCGGCCAGGACAAGGAGTACATGAAGCGCGTCTTCATCTCCTTCGGCCTGCCGGTCGGACCGTACGAGGTCGTCCGGCCGCGCGAGTGGGACCGCGACCCCTCCGCCGTACGCAAGCGGATCGTGGACTTCGCCGGTGAGCACGGCTGGCCGCTGTTCATCAAGCCCGCCCGGGGCGGCTCCTCCATGGGCATCACCAAGGTCGACGAGCTCTCGGGCCTCGACGCGGCGATCGAGGAGGCCCGCCGCCACGACCCCAAGTTCCTCGTGGAGTCGCTGCTGCGGGGCCGTGAGATCGAGTGCGGGGTGCTGGAGTTCGAGGACGGACCGCGCGCCAGCGTGCCCGCCGAGATCCCGCCGGTCACCGCGCACGAGTTCTACGACTTCGAGGCGAAGTACATCGACTCGGCCGCCGGTCTGGTGCCCGCCCCGCTCACCGAGGAGCAGACCGCCGAGGTCCAGCGGCTCGCCGTCGCGGCCTTCGACGCCACCTCCTGCGAGGGGCTGGTGCGCGCCGACTTCTTCCTCACCGAGGACGGCACCTTCGTCATCAACGAGATCAACACCCTGCCGGGGTTCACCCCGATCTCCATGTACCCGCGCATGTGGCAGGAGAGCGGCGTGAGCTACCCGGAGCTGGTCGACCGCCTGATCCAGGCCGCGTTGACCCGCTCCACCGGACTGCGCTGAGAGACCCGGAAGGCCGGGACGGCGGGTGCCGTCCCGGCCTTCCGGGCGTGGGTCAGCTGTCGTGGTGGACGGGGGAGCGCCGCAGCGCAGTACGATCGCCCCGTCAGCGCGCGGAGTCACGGTGCGGGGGCGGGAGAACCGTGGTCACAGACCGCGCGTCCCATGCGCGGCACCGGACGGGGGTCAGAGGTGGACGACCGGACAGGTCAGCGTGCGTGTGATGCCGTCCACCTGCTGCACTTTGGCGACCACCATGCGGCCGAGTGCATCGACCGTGTCGGCCTGGGCCCGCACGATCACGTCGTACGGACCGGTGACGTCCTCTGCCTGGATGACTCCCGGAATCTTGGAAATGGTCTCGGCGACGATCGACGCCTTGCCCACCTCGGTCTGAATAAGGATGTACGCCTGTACCACGGAACCTCCAGGGCGGCCACGAGGATCATGTGGGGGAAAGGGACGCCACGTTATCGCGTCGCCGAGGGTGACGGGGAGACCTACGGGCCGTATGACGTCCACAGCGTGGCGTGCGGAGTGCGGAAGTTGACGTATCCCTTGACGGTATCGGCAGCTCTCCTGACGGTACCGACAGCAGTGACGGCTCGCGACCGGGGGCCCGGACGGGTGTCCGGGGCGATAAATGAGAGGTGAGACTCGGTGAAGGGAACCGTGGGCGAGTTGGGGGAGTTCGGGCTCATCAGAGAGCTCACCTCCCGGCTCACCACCACTCCGGCGGTACGGCTGGGGCCCGGCGACGACGCCGCGGTCGTGGCCGCTCCCGACCGCAGGGTCGTGGCCAGTACGGACATCCTGCTGGAAGGGCGGCACTTCCGCCGCGACTGGTCGACGGCGTACGACGTCGGCCGCAAGGCGGCGGCACAGAACCTCGCCGACATCGCGGCCATGGGCGCCGTGCCCACCGCGCTGCTCCTGGGCCTCGTCGTCCCCGCCGACCTCCCGGTCACCTGGGCCGCCGAGCTGATGGACGGGCTGCGGGACGAGTGCCAGGTGGCGGGGGCGGCCGTCGTCGGCGGCGACGTGGTCGGCGGCGACACCATCACCGTCGCCATCACCGCCCTCGGCGACCTGCGCAACCACGAACCGGTCACCCGCGCCGGCGCCCGGCCCGGCGACGTCGTCGCCGTCACCGGCTGGCTCGGCTGGTCCGCCGCCGGATACGCCGTGCTCTCCCGCGGCTTCCGCTCGCCCCGCGCCTTCGTCGAGGCCCACCGCCGCCCCGAACCGCCGTACCACGCGGGCCCCGCGGCCGCCGGACTCGGCGCCACCGCGATGACCGACGTCAGCGACGGGCTCGTCGCGGACCTGGGGCACATCGCCGAGGCCAGCAAGGTCCGCATCGACCTGCGCTCCGGCCTCATCGACATCCCCTCGCAGATGTCCGACATCGGCCAGGCCGTCGGCGTCGACCCGCTCCAGTGGGTGCTGACCGGGGGAGAGGACCACGCGATCGTGGCCACCTTCCCGCCGGACGCCAAGCTCCCCGCCCGCTGGAAGGTGATCGGCGAGGTCCTCAACCCCTCCGCCCTGCCCCAGGTCACCGTGGACGGGGCGCCTTGGACCAGCAAGGGCGGCTGGGACCACTTCGGGGCGATCGAGGACACCTACTGAGGCCTTCCCCGTGGGGCCGCCTTTTCGGCTGCCGCTAGATTGCTGCGTATGCCCATACGTACCGCTGTACCGCCCCGCGTCCTCACCGTCGCCGGATCCGACTCCGGCGGCGGTGCGGGGATCCAGGCCGATCTGAAGACCATGCTCGCCCTCGGTGTGCACGGCATGAGCGTGCTCACCGCCGTCACCGCACAGAACTCCCTCGGCGTCCAGGGCGCGTGGGAGCTTCCGGTGGACGCCGTACGCGCCCAGTACCGCAGCGTCGTCGACGACATCGGCGTCCAGGCGGTGAAGACCGGGATGCTCGCCTCGGCCGTGCTCGTCGAGACCGTCGCCGAACTCCTCGCCGGGACCGACGCCCCCGTCGTCGTCGACCCGGTCGGCGTCTCCAAGCACGGGGACGCGCTGCTCGCCGCCGAGGCCCTCGACTCCGTACGGACGAAGCTGCTGCCCGTCGCCACGGTGGCCACCCCGAACCTCGACGAAGTGGCCCAGCTCACGGGCGTACAGGTCACCGACGAGGACGGGATGCGCCGGGCCGCCGAGGAGATCCTGGCGTTCGGACCGCGCTGGGCGCTCATCAAGGGCGGGCACCTGCCCGGCGAGGCGGTGGACCTGCTCACCGACGGGAGCGCGGAACACTGGCTGCGCGCCCCCCGCCACGACAACCGGCACACCCACGGCACCGGCTGCACCCTCGCCTCCGCCATCGCCTCCGGGCTGGCGCTCGGCCAGGACGTGCCCACGGCGGTGGAGGGCGCGAAGGCGTACGTCACCGGCGCGATCCGGGCCGGATTCGCGCTGGGCGGCGGCATCGGCCCGGTCGACCACGGCTGGCGGACCCGGCAGGTCGGCTGATCAGCTCCTGAGCACAGGGCGGATGAGCACAGCAAAAAGCCGGTCCACCGAGGTGGACCGGCTTTTCGGGCAACCGGAAGGCTGCGCTACGACGGATACGTCAGCGCGCGACCTTGCCGGCCTTGATGCACGAGGTGCAGACGTTGAGCCGCTTCGGCGTTCGACCGACCACGGCACGCACGCGCTGGATGTTGGGATTCCAGCGACGGGACGTACGGCGGTGCGAGTGCGAAATGCTGTTGCCGAAGCC
Proteins encoded in this window:
- a CDS encoding lysophospholipid acyltransferase family protein, whose product is MSRRRIGFWYRLAAVIAKPPLVVLFKRDWRGTEHIPADGGFITAVNHNSYLDPLSYGHFQYNTGRVPRLLAKAGLFRTPFVGMMLRGTGQIPVYRETTNALDAFRAAVDAIERGECVAFYPEGTLTRDPEMWPMAGKTGAARVALMTKAPVIPVAQWGANLAMPPYAKENKLRLFPRKTLTVQAGPPVDLSRFYDVEPTPEVLRQATEVIMAAITRQLEDIRGEKAPAELYDHRKARAEQRRRAQGKGST
- a CDS encoding NAD(P)H-dependent glycerol-3-phosphate dehydrogenase, whose protein sequence is MTHPVKAAVFGTGSWGTAFAVILADAGCEVTLWGRRAEVAETVNTTRTNPDYLPGITLPESIRATTDPAEALRGAEFAFLVVPSQTLRANLADWAPHLEQDTVLVSLMKGVELGTAKLMSEVIADVTKVSADRIAVVSGPNLAKEIAERRPAAAVVACADESVAQRLQAACHTPYFRPYTNTDVVGCELGGAVKNVIGLAVGIADGMGLGDNTKGSLITRGLAETTRLGVAMGADPLTFSGLAGLGDLVATCSSPLSRNHTFGTNLGRGMTLQETIAVTKQTAEGVKSCESVLDLARRHGVDMPITETVVSIVHEGKSPVVAVKELMSRSAKAERR
- a CDS encoding D-alanine--D-alanine ligase family protein, which produces MSSENLPQSPERAESPEQQRRKPRVAVVFGGRSSEHGISVVTAGAVMKAIDRTKYDVLPIGITTDGRWALTADEPERMAITDRKVPDVAQLAESTEGSVVLSVDPGSREVVYSEPGSVPKALGEVDVVFPVLHGPYGEDGTLQGLLELSGVPYVGAGVLASAVGQDKEYMKRVFISFGLPVGPYEVVRPREWDRDPSAVRKRIVDFAGEHGWPLFIKPARGGSSMGITKVDELSGLDAAIEEARRHDPKFLVESLLRGREIECGVLEFEDGPRASVPAEIPPVTAHEFYDFEAKYIDSAAGLVPAPLTEEQTAEVQRLAVAAFDATSCEGLVRADFFLTEDGTFVINEINTLPGFTPISMYPRMWQESGVSYPELVDRLIQAALTRSTGLR
- a CDS encoding Lrp/AsnC ligand binding domain-containing protein, whose translation is MVQAYILIQTEVGKASIVAETISKIPGVIQAEDVTGPYDVIVRAQADTVDALGRMVVAKVQQVDGITRTLTCPVVHL
- a CDS encoding thiamine-phosphate kinase, with protein sequence MKGTVGELGEFGLIRELTSRLTTTPAVRLGPGDDAAVVAAPDRRVVASTDILLEGRHFRRDWSTAYDVGRKAAAQNLADIAAMGAVPTALLLGLVVPADLPVTWAAELMDGLRDECQVAGAAVVGGDVVGGDTITVAITALGDLRNHEPVTRAGARPGDVVAVTGWLGWSAAGYAVLSRGFRSPRAFVEAHRRPEPPYHAGPAAAGLGATAMTDVSDGLVADLGHIAEASKVRIDLRSGLIDIPSQMSDIGQAVGVDPLQWVLTGGEDHAIVATFPPDAKLPARWKVIGEVLNPSALPQVTVDGAPWTSKGGWDHFGAIEDTY
- the thiD gene encoding bifunctional hydroxymethylpyrimidine kinase/phosphomethylpyrimidine kinase → MPIRTAVPPRVLTVAGSDSGGGAGIQADLKTMLALGVHGMSVLTAVTAQNSLGVQGAWELPVDAVRAQYRSVVDDIGVQAVKTGMLASAVLVETVAELLAGTDAPVVVDPVGVSKHGDALLAAEALDSVRTKLLPVATVATPNLDEVAQLTGVQVTDEDGMRRAAEEILAFGPRWALIKGGHLPGEAVDLLTDGSAEHWLRAPRHDNRHTHGTGCTLASAIASGLALGQDVPTAVEGAKAYVTGAIRAGFALGGGIGPVDHGWRTRQVG
- the rpmB gene encoding 50S ribosomal protein L28 translates to MAANCDVCGKGPGFGNSISHSHRRTSRRWNPNIQRVRAVVGRTPKRLNVCTSCIKAGKVAR